CTTTTTGACGCGAACGGAGCTGACCGCAAATTTTTTGCCTGTTACTTTGCTTAGTACATCGAAGCCGTAACCGCCTAACATTCCCAACCAATAGGGAAAATGTGTTGACGGGATATTTTTATTTAGGCTTTTCTCCACCTGTGCCACCAACTCATTCATATTGAAATCGGGTTTATCGATGTAATTGTAAACCAGATACCCCGGTTGTAGATTGTCTAACTGAAATTTGATGAACGCTGCAATATTCCCCACATAGGCCATGGACTTTTTATTGGTTCCTTTGCCCACCATGAGGAATTTACCGGAAGCGATTTGTTTGAGCAGGTTGAATACATTTCCCCTGTTGCGTTCTCCAAATATGACGGTCGGCCGAATAATGGTTAGCGAACGGTTTTCGGGATCTTTTTGATGCCATTTCCGTAAAACTTCTTCTGCCTGCCATTTGCTCTTGCCGTAGTGATTGAATGGATCGGCTGGGTGGTTTTCATCCGGATTCTTTTTGTTCAATCCGTAAACGGCTACAGAACTCGTAAAGATGATGTTCTTTACACCATTCTTGTCCATTGCCTCCAAAACATTTCTGGCACCCTGCACATTGACGTCGTAGTATAACGAAACCGGACTGACATCGTCACGGTGTTCAGCCGCCAACAGTACGACAGCTTCCTGGTTTTGCAGCGCATTGTCCAGTTCGGTTTGATTTCGAACATCCCCAATTGTGGTTGTTTCAGGATGGTAGATGCTTTGTTGTTTGTCGAAGTTCGAAGTACTAAACTCTTCTTTGGTTATATCGAGTACTCGGGTGCCGACAAAACCTGAAGCTCCGATAAGTAGAATCTTATTCATATTATTTGGTAATGAACTGTTTTAGCTTGGGTAATAAGCGAATAATAGGATAAAATGGAGAAACCGGAATATTATTTTTTCGAAAAGCTTTCATAATATTCTTATTGCCCTCAATAATTTTCTTCAAACTGCCCGTGCTCTCTCCTCCATAACGCATGTTCACAATGGTTTTATCAATATATTGATGCTTTATTTGGTATTTCTCCAAAAACCGAAGCATTAATTCAAAGTCTGCCGAAACGTTTAGTGAAGTATCAAAAGTTCCATATTTTTCATATATCTCTCTTCGTACAAAGAAAGTTGGATGGGGTGGATGCCAACCTTTGGAGAAGCTGCCAGAAACAAAAGGGGAACTTTTCCAGCGACGAATCACTTTTTGAGGCTCTTCCGCTTTCACGAAATCTAAATTTCCATAGACGCAATCACAACTAGTAGCTTCAAAAATATTGACAATCTCTTCGATGATTGTATCAGAAGCATAGAAATCGTCTGAATTGAGAATACCAACTACGTCGCCGGATGCCAATTGAATCCCTTTGTTCATGGCATCGTAAATACCGTTGTCTGGTTCTGATATAATTTTGGTTATCCTGTTTGGAGTGGTTTTTATGATTTCAAGTGTATTGTCTTTTGATTTGCCATCTATAATAATATGTTCAATATCCGAATAAGTTTGATTTTTTATTGATTTTATACATTGGGCAACGAAAGTGGAGCTATTATATGTGGCTGTAATAACAGATAGGTTCATTGATATGAATTTTAAAATGTGATTTAGGAAGCGAATTCTCTTGTAATAGTAAATTTATTTATCAATCTGGAAAAAATAAAGTATAACAAAGAGAAACTACATAGATATGAAAATGAATTTATTAGATCGCCTCTTTGCATATAAAAAAGCAGACCGAATAATACGAAATAAAATATGTTGAATAAGTTGTTCTTTTTATAATTGTTAGTATAATATTTGTCAACGTAAGCTAGTGTGTATCCTATCGTACTCGCAAATATGATCAATCCTAGAAAACCAAAATTAATATAGGCTTCACCAAAGAATGGCATTGATATGTTATTGAATTGCAAATTCAACAAATCGGCGATATAGAAACCACTGCCTATTGGTTTTGAAGGCCAGATCGAGCGAGGTACCCAGAATAGCAACACTCCGGCAAGCTGATGACCAAAAGTTATAATATTATATTTTACGACATACATGAAATTTTGAAAAGCATCGAAATCACCACTAAGAAACATCGTATCAAAATTTGCGAATATGGAAATATTTTGATTTCCAGAGAAGTGTCTAAAATTATTAAGTAAAGGAAATATAAATAGCAAACCAAAAAGTAATAAAATTACAATTCTGTTTTTCCTTTGAAAAAAAGGGAAAAAAGTTAATACAATGGGCAGATATAAGCATGCAGCAGCAAATCTTGGCATGCCGGTTGGAGGTGCAGTAATAATTGCGATAAATCCTAGTACGAATAAAGAAATGTTGTGTTTCACTCCTCTTTGTTTGGCTAATAAAAACAGAAAGATTCCGATTGGTCGTATGAAAAACCTAATAATTAAAACGAGAGATGTACTCTCTATGTTTATTTTAGTAGCAAATACGCCACCTCTAAATAGTACAGAGAAATAATTAAAATCATTCCATGCTAAAACAATGAAAAAAGAAATTAATGAGACAGATATAAGAATAAACTCATGTTTTGTACTAAGTTTTGAAAATTTATGTTCTGTACTTTGTTTGATTTTTATTATTTTATAAGATATTATATAGGATATATTAAAAATCACGATTATTAATATTATATATAATATTGCGATAGTATAGTCTGATAAGGTAAAAATATTTGTTCTTTTCCACATTATAGTTCCGTGGTGAAACTGTGCGATAGGAGCAATGCAAAAAAATATAAAGAAAAATAAATGAAAGATTTGAAATAATGAGAAAGGTGTTTTTCTTAGATAAAATAGTGAGAAGCTAATTAGAATAGCTTCTAGTGAAAATAATATATCCACTTGGCTGCTTCCTGGGGTGCTCGTTATGTAAATAGTTGTTAAAGCAAAGGTAGATAATATGAAAAATAAGATGAAATTTTTCATAGAAATTGATTTGTTCTTTTGTATGCGTCTATATAGGAGCCTGATGTGTGATTTAAAATGAGTTGCTCATTTCTTTCAGAATATCTTTGTAACCTCATATGACTTTTAAAAACAGTTGCTTGAGAGGTGAGAAACTCACTGAGCGTCCTATTTTCGCCTGTTTTGTCAGAGTCTTTGTAAAAATGTGACAGACCTACACTAATGCTGTTGTCATCATTAATTGATAAATATTTTAACCAAGATTGCTCGACACCAAATAAATGAATTACTTTAAACT
This Prolixibacter sp. NT017 DNA region includes the following protein-coding sequences:
- a CDS encoding NAD-dependent epimerase/dehydratase family protein gives rise to the protein MNKILLIGASGFVGTRVLDITKEEFSTSNFDKQQSIYHPETTTIGDVRNQTELDNALQNQEAVVLLAAEHRDDVSPVSLYYDVNVQGARNVLEAMDKNGVKNIIFTSSVAVYGLNKKNPDENHPADPFNHYGKSKWQAEEVLRKWHQKDPENRSLTIIRPTVIFGERNRGNVFNLLKQIASGKFLMVGKGTNKKSMAYVGNIAAFIKFQLDNLQPGYLVYNYIDKPDFNMNELVAQVEKSLNKNIPSTHFPYWLGMLGGYGFDVLSKVTGKKFAVSSVRVKKFCATTQFDAAKAHSSGFKAPFTLAEGLHRTLHYEFIDTEKDGVTFESE
- a CDS encoding glycosyltransferase family 2 protein, with the translated sequence MNLSVITATYNSSTFVAQCIKSIKNQTYSDIEHIIIDGKSKDNTLEIIKTTPNRITKIISEPDNGIYDAMNKGIQLASGDVVGILNSDDFYASDTIIEEIVNIFEATSCDCVYGNLDFVKAEEPQKVIRRWKSSPFVSGSFSKGWHPPHPTFFVRREIYEKYGTFDTSLNVSADFELMLRFLEKYQIKHQYIDKTIVNMRYGGESTGSLKKIIEGNKNIMKAFRKNNIPVSPFYPIIRLLPKLKQFITK
- the wzy gene encoding O-antigen polysaccharide polymerase Wzy; translation: MKNFILFFILSTFALTTIYITSTPGSSQVDILFSLEAILISFSLFYLRKTPFSLFQIFHLFFFIFFCIAPIAQFHHGTIMWKRTNIFTLSDYTIAILYIILIIVIFNISYIISYKIIKIKQSTEHKFSKLSTKHEFILISVSLISFFIVLAWNDFNYFSVLFRGGVFATKINIESTSLVLIIRFFIRPIGIFLFLLAKQRGVKHNISLFVLGFIAIITAPPTGMPRFAAACLYLPIVLTFFPFFQRKNRIVILLLFGLLFIFPLLNNFRHFSGNQNISIFANFDTMFLSGDFDAFQNFMYVVKYNIITFGHQLAGVLLFWVPRSIWPSKPIGSGFYIADLLNLQFNNISMPFFGEAYINFGFLGLIIFASTIGYTLAYVDKYYTNNYKKNNLFNIFYFVLFGLLFYMQRGDLINSFSYLCSFSLLYFIFSRLINKFTITREFAS